The Poseidonibacter lekithochrous region CAAAAAGAAGTAGATATTAGGTTTCCAATAATGGGAGAGGCTATTTCATTGTTAGAATATAGTCCTACTTCTAAATGGTGGGAGAAATAAAAATAAGGCTTAAGAAGCCTTATTCTTTGGTGGTAAAGTGTCTATATACTCTTCAATAGCTACTGCTACTTTTTTAGAGAAGTTTACTGCTTCTACAACAGTTCTAGCACCTGTTACAACATCTCCTGAGGCAAATACCCCTTCTCTTGCTGTTCGTCCATCTTTATCACTCTCTAAAAGACCATTTTCTCCTAGACTTAATCCTGCATTGTTTTTTACGATTAAATCTCTTGCTGTTTGAGAAATAGCAATTAGTATTGAATCAGCATCTTCAAAGCCTTGAGTTTTTTCTTCATCAGGATTAGTTGTTTCGTACTTAATACCTTCTTCTGTGAACTCTAAAGGAGATTTAAATAGATTGAACTTTACACCATCAATTTTGGCATGTTCTTTCTCTATTCTCTCTGCTGGCATTTGTTCTTCATCTTTTCTATACATTACTTGAACTTCATGTGCTCCGCTTCTTATAGCAGTTCTAGCAACATCCATAGCAACATTTCCAGCCCCAACAACAACAACTTTTTTACCTAAGTTATATGATTTTGGAGTTTTTAGATAATCAATAGCAAAATGTACATTTCCTAAACTCTCACCTTTAATTCCAAGTTTTTTAGGTCTCCAAACACCAGTTCCAATAAATATTGCATCAAAACCATCTCTTTGAAGATCACATAGAGTAATGTTTTTTCCAATCATGCTATTTTTTTTGATTTTTACGCCGATTTTTAAAAGCTTTTCTTCAATAGTATCTAGAATAGTTTTATCAAGTCTAAAATCAGGAATACCAAATCTTAATACTCCCCCTATTTTTTCTTGAGCTTCAAACATAGTTACATTGTAACCTTTCATTGCCATAATCATTGCAAGTGAAATTCCAGCAGGCCCTGAACCAATAATGGCAATATTTCTTCCATTTTGTTCTGGTTTTTCAAATTCTTTGTAATTCATGTAATAAGTTGAGATGTAATTTTCAATTCCACCAACATTTACGGGAGTATGTTTTTTGTTTAAAACACAGTGACCCTCACAATGTTTTTCATGTGGACAAACAAGAGAACAAATAATAGATAATGGATTATTATTAAAAACTTTTTCACCAGCTTCTTTGATGTCCCCTGCTAAGAAAAGACGTATCATCTCCGCAATAGGGGTATTTACTGGACACCATTTTTGACATTTTGGCTTCTTACAGTCTAGACAAGTTTGTGCAGAATTTATAATATGTTGCATTAAAAACCTTTAATAAATGAATTTTTATTCACTATTATAACAAGTTTTTAAAACTATTATATTAACTTGAATCAATAAAATTAAAGTTTTAATTTAAGTTGAAATTAATAAATTTCATTATTTGTACATGTTACAGTCATTTTTTATGTTATTTATATATAATACTAGCTTTAATATACATATTAATTACAAGGGGTTAAAATGTCTTTAGGTAAGAAGATTTTATTTTTGTTTATTTTATTAATTTCTTTAATTATTTACACCCTTATGAACTTTGATTATAAAAATAACATCACCCCAAATACAAACGAAGATAGCTTCTCTTTTGATGCTTCTCATATTACAAAATATACAAATGAAATATTAGTTAAATTTAACTCTATGAAAGAAGAACTATTAAAATCTTCAGGAATGGAAGAAGAGCAAAAAACTCTTGAAGAACCTCTTGAAATTGTTACAGAAGTAGTAGAAAAACCTCAAGCTTCAAAAACAGAAGATTTAAGTGATAACTTAGATGAAGTAAAAGAAATTCAAAAAATAGAAGTAGAAAATCCACAAAAAATACTAGAAAGTAGTGAAAATACTCTAGAATCTAGTACAAATGAAGAAATAGTAGAAGAAAGTGAAATAATTGAACCTATAACTAATTCAATTGAAAACACAAAGAAGCTACAATCTATGATAAATGACGTTTTAAATGAGAACAAAATCATATTTAAAAGACGAAGTGTTAAAGTTACAGATGCCTCAAATATTGCTTTAAAAAAAGTAGCACAAATTCTAAAAGATAATGACTTCTTAAATATTGAAGTTGCAGGACATACAGATTCAAGAGGTAAAGCATCTTTAAATAAAAGATTATCTCAACAAAGAGCAAATAGTGTAAGAGCTATTCTTATATCTTTAGGTATAGATAAAAACAGATTAAAAGCTGTTGGTTATGGTGAAAAGTTCCCAATTGCAAAAGATGATAAAGATGGTTTATCAGAAATAAATAGACGAGTTGAAATTAATATTATTGAGGAGAAGAAGTAATGATTGAAGTAGCTTCACTTATTGTTGTAAATTTGCTAATAGCAGCCTTTATAGGGATCTTAATAGGTTTCTTTTTAGGGAGAGCTACAAAAGTATCATATACTCCTCCTGTAGATAATACAGACTCAATGGACGAATCTAAGATACCAACTTCAAATGCTAGAAAAAATAGTATAAACCCAATTTTTAGAAAGAATTCAAGTGTAGACAATAAACCACTTATTCTAAGTAGCCCTAGACAATCAGGTAAAGATAACTTGAAAAAGATCAAAGGTATTAACGAGCAAACAGAAATTGATTTAAATGCATTAGGAATCTTTCATTTTGATCAGATTTCAAAATGGACAAATAAGAATGCAGATTGGATTGAAGAGTTTCTTCAGATATCAGGTTGTATCAAAAAATTTCAGTGGATTGATCAAGCTAGAATTTTAGAGTCGGGAAAAGAGACTGTATACAGTCAAAAAATTGAAAATAATGAAATTATTGGAGATGAAAACTAGGATAAATCCTAGTTTTAAAAGATTAAACTTCTACTTGTTTTAATCTTCTAATAATTGTTGCTATATCTCTTGAGTATTTTCTAGCTCTTTTACTATTATATTTCCAACCACCATTGTAACTACTCCACACTTTTCTCCAATCATTATTATGGATTTTTCTCCAGTATGTAAGTTCAGCAATAGCATTTTTTGTTGCGAATTTAAAGTCAGATATTAATCTCATAGCATATCTATTTCTATTCCATGATGTATCTTTTACTTTATGTCTACTTATAACAGTTTTAATATTAGCTTGATATAAACCAAAATCTCTACTATCTACGTTAACTAGGTATTTCCCAATTGAAGATTCTTTGATTGCAATTGCCATTAAAGAATAACTTAAACCGTGTTTTTTACCTTGTTTTTTTATCAATTTTAGAGTTTCAATATCTTTTTTTGATAGGTGACTAGGGTTAAAATTTACTGCAAATATATTTGTTATAAACAGAGAAATAAATAGAATTAATTTCAAATTCATTAAAGAGCTCCTTTATTTTCACTTAAATTAAAGCGCGAATTATATATAAAAATTGAAATTTTGTCAAATTTTAGCTAGAAATTACTTGTTTTGGGATTTGATTTAATCTCAAATTTAGATTTTAAGACTATAATTCCGAAAAAATTTTTATGAGATATTGGTACCTTGGAAAAGAAAGAATTTAAAAAAATAATTAAAGAGATTGGTTTCTCTTCGCAAAGAAGTTTTGCAGAAAATATAGGTGTAAAAGCTACGACTTTTACAACATACAAAAGTATCCCGAGTCATATCGTTAGAATTGTGAACATGGGACTAATGGCTAGAAGAAGCGGAATATCATTTGATGATATTCAAGAAGCTATGAAAATAGATTAGATTTAATCTATTTTCCTAACACTTTTCATTTATTAGATTTTTAACACAAATCTCAATCATTTCGAAAACTTTATCAAAACCTTCAAATCCATCAAAAAAGAATGGATCCGGAACATCAGCACCCTCAAAACCATAATTTCCTAATTTTAAAATATTTGTAGCACCTAGTTTTTTTAGATTTTCTACATTTGAATCATCAAGTCCTACTACTAAATCATAATTTGAGAAATCAGACTTTTGTACTTGTTGAGCTTTTTGTTTTGAAATATCCACATCATTCATAGCTGCAACTTTTATTGAATGTTCACATGGAGCTTCTCCAATATGCCAATCTCCTGTTCCTGCACTTGCTATTTTAATATCTAAATTTTTCTCTTTTATATATTTTTGAGCAACACCTTGAGCTATTGGTGATCTACAAATATTTCCTAAACATACAAATATTATTGATTTTGCTTTACTCATTGTCTAATCCTATATTGATATATTTTCTTACTTTTTTAATTTCTTCTAAATCTATTTTTTCTATAACAATTTCTTTATTATCATCTCTTGTAACATTTCCAAAAGGAGAAATAATTCCACTTCCTTTTGCCATATTATCATCAGCACTATTTGTTGCTATTACAAAACATTGATTTACTAAAGCTAATGACTTAGAAATAGTTTCATAATGGTCTTTTCTTTTTAATCCCCACATTGCAGGATTTAAAATAATATCAGCACCTTTTACTTTTTCCCATAATCTTGGGAATCTTAATTCAAAACAAATTAGTGTTGCAATTTTTACCCCATTAATCTCAATGATTTTAATATCATCTTCATTTCCAGCTGTAAAATACTCTAATTCATTCCCTAAAGGAAATAGTTGCATTTTTGATTGAGTATGAATTGATTCTTGATTATGAAAGATATGTAAAGTATTATAATACTTCTCATTTTCCTTTGTTATGAATGTTAGAGCAATTGTTTTATTAATAGAGAGCATTTTAAGCTCTTCTATGGCTTTAATACTAAACTGGGCTGCTTCTTCCATTCTGTCATAACAAAAACCGCTCAGGGCAATTTCTGGGGCTAATATGATGGAATCATTTTCACATTCTAAAATTAACTCTTTTAAGTGTTCTAAATTTTTTTGAAAGTCATCGCTTGTTTTAACTTGAAGTGCTATTAAGTTCATCTATTGCCTTTTGTATTAAATTTTCTACTGCTCTTTGATATGAAACTGCTGTTGCGTGTGAACTTGCTTCATATTTTGTTACTAAAATAGGATTGGTATTAGAAGCTCTAACTAATGCCCAACCATGTTCAAATACAATTCTTATTCCATCTACTTTGATAATATCTTTGATTACAGGAAACCCTCTTTGAGGCTCTTTTATTAACTTTTTAATATTATCCATGATTTTAAACTTCTCATTTTCATTTACTGAAATCTCAATGTTCGAGCTTGTATAAACTTTTGGAAGTTTTTTTATCTCTTTATCCAAATTCATACCAGAAGATACTAACTCTAATACTCTAAGAGTTGCATAAATAGCATCATCATAACCATAATATCTATCATTAAAAAATATATGCCCAGATACTTCTGCTGCTAGGTCTGCATTTAACTCTTTTAGTTTAAGTCTTAGGTTTGAATATCCTGTTTTATCCATTATAGATTTTCCATGAGTATTAATCTCATCAAAAATATTTTGAGAATAAGTAACCTCTCCGATAATCACTGGATTTTTCATGGTTTTTGAGAACAAATATGCCAAAGTATCACCTTTGATATTATGTTTTTTTGTTAAAACTGCGATTCTATCTGCATCTCCATCATAAGCAAAACCTAAATCTCTTTTTCCTTTTAGTAGAAGTTTTAGCTCTTTTAGATTTTTCTTCACTGATGGGTCTGGGTGATGATTAGGAAACTTTCCATCTGGTTTAGGATGTAAGGCTTTATAGTTTAACTCTAATTTATCTAGAATTTTCGTAAGAACCGTATCTGCAACACCGTTACCACAATCAATTACAAACTTTTGATTAAGACCTTTTAGGTGGGCAAACTGTTTTAACATATATTTGATATATGGTTTTTTTGCATTAATTTTTGTAAAACTTACATCTTTTGGGATTTTTATCTCTTTTGAATTTATGATATTTTCATAAACATTCATTAAATCTTGATCAAAAAAAGGTTCATTATTTACAGTAATTTTAAAGCCATTATATTTTTTTGCATTATGGCTACCTGTAATCATAATAGAAGCATTTGGCTTGATTTTTTTGTTATTAATTTCAAACTTTTGGTATGAAGCAAAATAGTTAACCCCAGTTGCAACAAGGCCAATATTTAGTACTCTACACCCTGCTTTATTTAGTCCTGAAACTAAAGCTTCAAATAACATCTTTGAGTGTTTTCTAATATCATATCCAACTACTACATAGGCATTTTTTTTACTTTTTTCTTGTATTGCTTTTCCTAAGTGATAAGCAATAAGTTTTGTATTTTTCTTATTTAGTTGAGTATCTACTACTCCCCTAATATCATACTGTCTAAAAATATTTTTATCTATCAATTTCTTTCTTTATTATTTAGATTCTAAGTTTAATAAAAACTCTTTTTTCTCTTCTCCACCTGCATATACATTATGAATATTCTCTTCTTTCATAACTCTATGACAAGGTACAATTATATTTAGCATATTCTGTGCACATGGGCTTTCTAAGGCTTTTTTTGATTTTAAACCATCAATTCTTTCAGCTACTTGGGAAAAGGTTTGTGTTTGTCCATAAGGTATTTTTAGTAACTCTTTCCAAACTTGTACTTGAAAAGATGAACCAATTAATTGCATTGGTAATTCAAATGTTGTTCTTTGTTTATTAAAATACTCTTCTAGTTGAGTTCTTAAAGTATCAAAATATTCACATTCAGAAGGAACAATATCCACTTCTAAACTGTTTTTTAAAATCTCGATTCTAGCTTCAATATTAAAAGGTGTAAAGTAACATAACATGATGATACCCTTCTTTGAAGCAGCAGCAAACATTTGACCTAGTGGTGTTTCTATTATAGTTGTTAGAACTATCTCTTTTGATTCTGATTTATATTCTCTCATAAAGGGATTTTATCATATTTATTATTTGGTTTTAATACTTTTTAATTTATTGCCAAAGGTATTTATTGATAATCCTAAAATAATTAAAAAGCAGGCTATTAATTTTATAAAACCAAGGTTTTCATCAAAGATTACAAATGAGCCAAGTAAGCCAAAAATAGGAACTAGTAAACCTAATGGAGCTACGCTTGATACTGGATATTTATTAATAAGTGAGTTCCAAACCCAATATCCAAATAACGTTGTTGGATAAACTTGAAACAAAATAGAAAAAATTGCTTTATTATCTAGGTTCTCAAAAAAATGTATAAATACATGATCTCCTTGAGTTATAAAAGCAAGAATAAATAAAGGAATTGGAGCAAATAAACTTGACCAGATTATAAAACTAAGAACTTCTTTTGTTTTAGATTTTTTTACAATAATATTTGAAATAGCCATAAATAGTGAAGATATTAATACTAAGAATAGACCTATTAAAGTAACCGAACCATCTGTAACATTTAAAATAAGAAGTAAACCAAAAAGAGCAAAAGCAAACCCTAATTTTTTATGAAAAGTAATTTCTTCATCAAAATAGACGTAAGCTAAAATAATAGTGAAAAATACACCCATTTGTAGTATCAATGATGATATACCTGCTGATATACCAAAATATATTGCTAAGTAAGTTATTCCCCAAAGCCCTACTCCAAATGTTAAACCATAATAAGCTAAATATGAAATAGGAACATTAGGTCTTTTAATAAAAAATATTAAGGGTATTGCACATAATAAAAATCTAAGTGCTGATAAAATAAATGGGTCAAGGGAATTAAGTCCAATTTTTATAATTGAGAAATTAATTCCCCAAATAAATGTAACAAATACTCCAAGTATAAAATCTTTTGTTTTCATATAAAACTCTTTTTCTATTATATTAACAAGTATAAGAGATTTAATCTCACTCATTTTTGCTAGAATTATTATCTATAATTGCTAATTTTACTTACATTTTTTGCTAGTATATATAAAATTATATGCAAAGAGCCCATATGAAAAAGAAAGAAACAAATTTTATACATAATAAAATATCAAATGACATGATGAATTATATTAATAATCATATTGATACAGATATAAATATTGATGATTTAGCTTATGAATTTAATATAAGTAAGTACCATTTTCATAGAATATTCAAAGAACAAATGGGTGCAAATATATATGAAACTATTAAATCAATAAGATTACAAAAAGCCTCAAATCTCTTAATAACTAATAAGTACTCAACTATTACTAAAATAGCTAATATGTGTGGTTACAGCTCTCAAACATCTTTTATTAGAGCTTTTAAAGAAAGGTTTGAACAAACTCCAAAACAGTGGAGAAATGGCGGATATAGTCAATATTCGAATAAAATACTTAGTATTTGTAATACAGTTTCTCTAGTTGGAGAAAATTATGAATGTTTTGAACCTCAAATTGTAAAAACAGAAAAAAAAGTTGCTTATTATATAAGAGAAAAAGGTTATGGAACTAGATCAAAAAAGCTATGGCAAAAAATGAAAGCATGGCTTTATACAAATGATATAGAAAATTACGAACAAATAGGTATATATCATGATAATCCAATAATTACAGAACATAGTGATTGTTATTATGTAGTTGCTATAGTTCCTAATTCAAAAATTGACCTTAGTAATACGAACTTGCCTTCTTTTGATATTCATGCAGGTTTATGTGCTTGTTTTAGTTTTGAAGGGCAGTATATAGATATCTTAAAATTAATTCAGTGGGCTTATCATCACTGGCTTCCTGAAAGTGGTTATGAGGCTACAACTATACCTTCTTATACTATTTTTGAGAAGAATGACTTCTTAGATTCAAGTGGTGTATTTAAAGGTAAATATTATGTGCCTATAAAATTCACATAATAAATACTGTATAAAGAAAATAAGATATAATTTAGTATGAAAAAAGATGATAATAAAAATATAAAAATATTATATGTAGAAGATGATGATGTCGCTAGAGAAAATGGTGTGGAGTACTTAGAAAACTACTTTGATAATATATATGAAGCTCCTGATGCTCTTAGTGCTTTAAAACTATATGAGAAACATCATCCACATATTATTGTTACAGATATTCAAATGCCAAAATTAAATGGTTTGGAGTTTGTACGTAGAATTAGAGAAAATGATAAAAAAGTACAAGTTATTGTAATTACAGCTTTTTCAGATAAAGACTATTTGTTTAAAGCAATAGAGTTACAACTAGTTAAGTACTTGGTAAAACCTGTTAAAGAAGAAGAGTTTGAAGATGCCCTATTCTCTTGTGTTGAGAGTATAAAAGATGATAGTTCAAACATAGTTAAATTTGATGAAGGTATTTTCTTTGATATGTTTAATCATATTCTTCTTCATAATGAGGAGATAATTAAACTAAGAACAAAAGAGATTGATTTTTTAACAATACTTATTAAAAATAAAGATAGGTATGTAACATATATAGAAATAGAAAACTATGTATGGAAAGACTCAAGTATGAGTAAAGATGCTTTAAAAACTTTGGTTAAAAATACTAAATCAAAAATACCAAAAGATATGATTTTAAATCTATCTGGAACAGGATATAAAATTGCATTATGATATGAGTATGGTACTTAGTTACGGTATTACTTTTGGAATAGTTCTTATGACAATAGTATATACATTAATTAGGTATATATATTCAAAAGAGATATTTTATATCTCATACTGCTTTATGCAAGTATTCTCACTTGTTTTTATTACAGCTTATAGTAAGTTATTTGATATAAGTATGTTTATACAAGAGTTATCACTTGTAGCTGCAAGTTTAAGTGCCGTAGTCTTTGCTATTAACTTCTATGAGGGTAAGTTCTTCCCTAAAATAACTAATTATAAAGAACTAATTATAAATACCATACTTTTTAATGTAGCAATCCTTACGGCTTTTTATCACTATATGTTATTTGAGTATATACCTTATACGATTATATATATGATTCTGTTTGTATCTGTGATATTTAATCTAAAGTTTGAATTTAAACCTACGGTTATTTATGTACTGGGTTGGTCTATTTTTTGTTTTGTACTATTTGTTTTAGATTTTAAGACGTATTATTTACAACAAGGATATATGGATTTAGTATTAAGTGCCTTTGCTATAGAAGCTATGTTGTTTACTCTCTCTGTTGCTTATAGATACAATAGTTTACAAAACCAAACAGATAGTTATGAACATATGCTTTTACAACAATCAAGACTGGCAAAATCTGGGGAAATGATTGCAAATATTACACATCAGTTTAGACAACCATTAAATAATATTTCATATATTCTAATAAATCTAAAGAAAAAATATAAAAATCAAAAACTCGATGAGGTTTATTTTGATAAAAAAGTATTACAAGCAAATGAACAATTAGAATTTCTTTCAAAAACAATTGATGATTTCAAAGAATTTTATGCCCCATCAAAAGTAAAAGAAAACTTTTTGGTAAAAGAGGCTATAAACAATTCCATTTCTATTTTGAAAGCAGATTTGAAAAAAAATAATATTAAATTAGAACTAAGTTTTTCTACCCATGATAATGTAAAAATCTATGGTATAAAAAATGAATTATCACAAGTAGTTCTAGCCTTGCTTTCTAATGCAAATGATGCTCTAAAGAGCTGTGAAAGTCCATATATAAATGTTAATGTTTCATCCACGAACGCTGAGGTAGTACTTAGTATTGAAGATAATGCAGGTGGAATAAAAAAGAAAAACCTAGATAAAGTATTTGAACCTTATTTTTCAACAAAAGAAGAAGGTACTGGAATAGGACTTTATTTAGTGAAATTGATAGTAGAAAAAAGTTTTGATGGAAGGTTAGAGTTGAAAAATAATGAAGCTGGGGCTTGTTTTACTCTATACTTCGAAAAATAAAAAAAGAAGGGTTTTATGAAAGTTAGTAATAAAATTGGTTTATTTTTTATTATAGTAGCTATTCTTTTAGTTATTGTAATTATTACCTTATCAACAATGTTTACTGATGCAAAAAAAGCAGAATTAATCCAAGAAGAGAGATTCAAATTTTATGAATTAGTAGTACAACATAAACAAAACACTGATTATTTTACAGATATTTTTATTACATATATAAATACAAATGATCAAAAATATAGACAAAAATTAGATAATGTTTTAAATAAAGAAGATTACTCAAATAAAAAAATTAGAGATTATAGAAATGATATTTTAAAAGCTTTTAAATATCCAGTTGTTTCATCAATTTCTGATGTTAGAAAACTAGAACTAAAAATATTTTTACAAAAGATAAAAGTTCCACAAAGTAAGTTTGATAAGTTATTTGAAGTTGATGATAAAATTAAAGAACTACTTTCTTTAGAGTTCGAAGCTATTAATGCACTACGTGGTTATGCCATGGATAAAAATGGTGATTTTACTGTTAAAGTTCCAGCTAGTGATAAATATGCAAGTGCTTTACTTCTAAGTGAAGAGTATAGGAATCTGAAAAAAGAGATTAATGGAAGTATTGATTACTTATTTGGTGAGATAGATCTTTATGTAGAGATGTATATTAAACAATTAGAAAGAGAAGAAAATATTGCTTACAAGTTCTCTATAGTAATTACTATGATTCTTTTACTAGTTGTATTTATTAGTTATTTTAACTTTAAAAATTCTATTGTAAATCCTTTGGAGAAATTAGCCTTATGGATTGAACAAATGAAAGAGAATAAAACTATTGAAAAAGAGATATCTTTTCAAAAAGATGAAATTGGAATAGTTATGAACTCTTTTATTAATATGGCTGATACAATCAAAAAAGATATGGAAGAGTTAGAGTCTTTATCTACAACTGATATTCTTACAAAACTTAAGAATAGAGTTACTTTAGATAAGGTTCTAGGAGAAGCTCATTATAATGTAAATAGGTACTTAACACCTTATTCTGTGATTATGATTGATATTGATTATTTTAAAGAAGTAAATGATAAATATGGTCATATTATTGGGGATGTAATACTAAAAGAGTTTGCATCTATTCTTTCAAAAGAAGTTAGAATGTCTGATACTCTTGGACGTTGGGGTGGAGAAGAATTCTTAATTATTTGTGCAAATACAAATATTAACGGAGCTTGTATTTTAGCTGAGAAGTTACGTAAGTGTGTAGAGGATTTCGAGTTTACAAGAGTTGAGCATAAGACAGCTAGTTTTGGTGTTGCGGACTTTGAGTATGCTGATACTATTGAAGAGGTTTTAGAGAAAGCAGATCAGGCTTTATATGAAGCCAAAGAGAATGGAAGAAATCTTGTAAAGTTTAAATAAAAGAGAAAACTCTTTTATTTAAATAGATCGTTTCTAGGATAGATGAAAGATAACTCTTTTATCTGTTTTGTTTTTAAATCTTGTGTTGCAAAAGCTTCTAGTTTAATTCTTAGAGCTGTATCTTTCTTATCTGAAAGGAAAAGTCTCTCTTTAGTTTCTAGAATAAATATCTTTTTAATTCTTTGCCCTGCTTTTAATGTAAAGGGTTTAAACCTTTTGATTCTAAATTTTTCATTATCTAACAGTTTCAAATTATAAGTCTGACTTTTATCTTGAGTATTATGGAATGTCAAGATATAGTTGTTCGTAACTTTTTGATCTTCTTTAATACTATATAGTTTAGTTGTCTTATTTACATTTAGTAAAAAATACTCTTTTTGTGCGCCAAATACACCTGCTAAAACTATACACATTACTAAAGATGCAAAATAAGTTAAGTTTCTTTTTGTAAATACTGTTTGAAGTTTTTTATTAATTACTGTGTTTGTACTTCCCCAGTTAATTAAAGATTTCTTTCCAAGTTTCCCCATTACTGTACTACAAGCGTCTGAACACTCTAAACAGTTAATACATTCTACTTGTAAACCTTTTCTAATATCAATATGAGTAGGACATACTTTTACACAAGCTTCACAAGTAGTACACTCTTCATTGCTATTCCATTCTTTCATATTAAAAATAGATTTTTCTCTATTTTCATATATATTTCCACCTCTATTTGTATCATAAACAACTTGTTTCGTGTCATTGTCATATAAAACAGACTGAATTCTTGAATAAGGACAGATATAAACACAGAAGTTTTCTTTCATAAATACAATGTCATATACTAAAAACATTGCAATAGATAAGATAAACATAATCATAAACATATGATTTGCTGGGTCTCTTAAGTACATAAAGAAATCTTGAGGTGGTACAAAATACCACATGAAGTTTACTGATATAATTAAGGAGATAAGGCTCCACAGACTAATAGCAATAATTTTTTTAATTTGATTGCTTCTTTTCGAGTAATTAATATCTTTTTGTTTGTTTTTAATTCTTCGAAGATCTAAAAGTGTGCCCTCAATTAAATCTCTGTAGATTACTCTAAAGATAGTCTGTGGACAGGCCCATCCACACCAAACTCTACCAAAGATTGTTGTTACTGCAAAAATCCCAATAAAAAGAAACATCAATAAAAAAGGCATAACATATAATTCATTCATATTAAATACAAAGCCAATAAAGTGAAACTGTAATTTATCAAAAGATAAAAGCAATAGGTGTTTACCATCAATTGTTATAAATGGTATACAAAATATTAAAAGGGTAGTGATTAGATAAGTGTAGTATCGTTTGTGTGTATATTTCATAGTAATCT contains the following coding sequences:
- a CDS encoding EamA family transporter gives rise to the protein MKTKDFILGVFVTFIWGINFSIIKIGLNSLDPFILSALRFLLCAIPLIFFIKRPNVPISYLAYYGLTFGVGLWGITYLAIYFGISAGISSLILQMGVFFTIILAYVYFDEEITFHKKLGFAFALFGLLLILNVTDGSVTLIGLFLVLISSLFMAISNIIVKKSKTKEVLSFIIWSSLFAPIPLFILAFITQGDHVFIHFFENLDNKAIFSILFQVYPTTLFGYWVWNSLINKYPVSSVAPLGLLVPIFGLLGSFVIFDENLGFIKLIACFLIILGLSINTFGNKLKSIKTK
- the ccoG gene encoding cytochrome c oxidase accessory protein CcoG; translation: MKYTHKRYYTYLITTLLIFCIPFITIDGKHLLLLSFDKLQFHFIGFVFNMNELYVMPFLLMFLFIGIFAVTTIFGRVWCGWACPQTIFRVIYRDLIEGTLLDLRRIKNKQKDINYSKRSNQIKKIIAISLWSLISLIISVNFMWYFVPPQDFFMYLRDPANHMFMIMFILSIAMFLVYDIVFMKENFCVYICPYSRIQSVLYDNDTKQVVYDTNRGGNIYENREKSIFNMKEWNSNEECTTCEACVKVCPTHIDIRKGLQVECINCLECSDACSTVMGKLGKKSLINWGSTNTVINKKLQTVFTKRNLTYFASLVMCIVLAGVFGAQKEYFLLNVNKTTKLYSIKEDQKVTNNYILTFHNTQDKSQTYNLKLLDNEKFRIKRFKPFTLKAGQRIKKIFILETKERLFLSDKKDTALRIKLEAFATQDLKTKQIKELSFIYPRNDLFK
- a CDS encoding GGDEF domain-containing protein; translated protein: MKVSNKIGLFFIIVAILLVIVIITLSTMFTDAKKAELIQEERFKFYELVVQHKQNTDYFTDIFITYINTNDQKYRQKLDNVLNKEDYSNKKIRDYRNDILKAFKYPVVSSISDVRKLELKIFLQKIKVPQSKFDKLFEVDDKIKELLSLEFEAINALRGYAMDKNGDFTVKVPASDKYASALLLSEEYRNLKKEINGSIDYLFGEIDLYVEMYIKQLEREENIAYKFSIVITMILLLVVFISYFNFKNSIVNPLEKLALWIEQMKENKTIEKEISFQKDEIGIVMNSFINMADTIKKDMEELESLSTTDILTKLKNRVTLDKVLGEAHYNVNRYLTPYSVIMIDIDYFKEVNDKYGHIIGDVILKEFASILSKEVRMSDTLGRWGGEEFLIICANTNINGACILAEKLRKCVEDFEFTRVEHKTASFGVADFEYADTIEEVLEKADQALYEAKENGRNLVKFK
- a CDS encoding sensor histidine kinase — encoded protein: MHYDMSMVLSYGITFGIVLMTIVYTLIRYIYSKEIFYISYCFMQVFSLVFITAYSKLFDISMFIQELSLVAASLSAVVFAINFYEGKFFPKITNYKELIINTILFNVAILTAFYHYMLFEYIPYTIIYMILFVSVIFNLKFEFKPTVIYVLGWSIFCFVLFVLDFKTYYLQQGYMDLVLSAFAIEAMLFTLSVAYRYNSLQNQTDSYEHMLLQQSRLAKSGEMIANITHQFRQPLNNISYILINLKKKYKNQKLDEVYFDKKVLQANEQLEFLSKTIDDFKEFYAPSKVKENFLVKEAINNSISILKADLKKNNIKLELSFSTHDNVKIYGIKNELSQVVLALLSNANDALKSCESPYINVNVSSTNAEVVLSIEDNAGGIKKKNLDKVFEPYFSTKEEGTGIGLYLVKLIVEKSFDGRLELKNNEAGACFTLYFEK
- a CDS encoding AraC family transcriptional regulator; this translates as MKKKETNFIHNKISNDMMNYINNHIDTDINIDDLAYEFNISKYHFHRIFKEQMGANIYETIKSIRLQKASNLLITNKYSTITKIANMCGYSSQTSFIRAFKERFEQTPKQWRNGGYSQYSNKILSICNTVSLVGENYECFEPQIVKTEKKVAYYIREKGYGTRSKKLWQKMKAWLYTNDIENYEQIGIYHDNPIITEHSDCYYVVAIVPNSKIDLSNTNLPSFDIHAGLCACFSFEGQYIDILKLIQWAYHHWLPESGYEATTIPSYTIFEKNDFLDSSGVFKGKYYVPIKFT
- a CDS encoding response regulator transcription factor — translated: MKKDDNKNIKILYVEDDDVARENGVEYLENYFDNIYEAPDALSALKLYEKHHPHIIVTDIQMPKLNGLEFVRRIRENDKKVQVIVITAFSDKDYLFKAIELQLVKYLVKPVKEEEFEDALFSCVESIKDDSSNIVKFDEGIFFDMFNHILLHNEEIIKLRTKEIDFLTILIKNKDRYVTYIEIENYVWKDSSMSKDALKTLVKNTKSKIPKDMILNLSGTGYKIAL